Sequence from the Phragmites australis chromosome 6, lpPhrAust1.1, whole genome shotgun sequence genome:
aacaattatttggatatatgaTGTCTTAAAATGCAGTAAACTGTGAAAGTGTGGAAATTTTAAAAGATTGACTTATTATGATTGATCATATATTAAACTTTTTGGACAAACCAGGGGGGCTTCATATTACTAATCTGAGAAACTTTTTAAAAACATCCCCGTAATTTTATTGACTAGGATGTTTTATGTTTGAAGTGTTGACGTTTGTAGAGAAGGGAGAAAAGGGGCCATGATCTGTCGAATCTTTAGTCCCCTTAGCATACTGTCATCATGGATGTCTATAGTACCTAACAGACTCTTCTCGATCAAATTCATGCAGTGGATTTGGTTCTAATACTTAGGTTACATGTCCAAATGGTTTGAGATAAATACATGCTATccaaaaaaaagagtaaattacacaaaactacaactatttgcaaccaactatcacaaaactacaacttctggaACGAGTTTCATAAAACTAAAAGTACTTTGCCTTAGTAACACAAAATTACATTTtttgcacaaaactacaactattttgatagtaaCACAAAATCACATTTTTTGCacaaactacaactattttgcacaaactacaactattttgcacaaaatagttgtagttttgtgaaacgcaaaaaatgtagttttgtgcaaAAAATGTAGAATTGTGTTACTAAGGGCACaagtatttgtagttttgtgaaacttgtTCTAGatgttgtagttttgtgatagttaggtgcaaatagttgtagttttgtgaaatttactcaaaaaaATACCATCTGTAGAGCTGTGAGTTTCAGTTCCTCCATACTATTGATGCGGGCAGGATTGCATTAGTTCATTATCTTTGCTACttcattcctttttttttcatatctgAATCAATGTTTCTTTTGgtaaaaatatcttttcttgtttagcATCTTTGTGCTTTTGCCCAACAGTTTGAAACTCCATCTTTAAGATGTATGTGGTCTTGTTCTGTTCCCTGTGATATAGGGCTGGAAGAACTTTAGCAAGATTGCGAGAGATTTAGTGCGTTGTATGCAAAAAATAGATGGCGACTATTATCCTGAGGTGAGCCCTAATAATGAAATATATCACGTTTTGAAACCATTCTGGTCACCAAGCATGTGACAAAATTTTGCAGACACTACATCAAATGTTTATTGTAAATGCCGGACCTGGTTTCAAGCTGATCTGGAGCACTGTGAAGGGACTTCTTGACCCCAAAACATCATCCAAAATCCATGTATAATTTTGCAGCCATTCATAGTTCATTatccatgtttttttttgtgtggctACATACCTACTCTTCGATTCCAGGTTCTAGGAACAAAATACCAAAGCAGACTTCTCGAAGCTATTGATGCAAGGTTGGTTATTGTTTCTTTAAACATTGTTTTATTGGTGAACCTGTGTGCAAGGCTTACCAAAATTTATCTTCAGCCAACTGCCAGAGTTTTTAGGCGGCTGGTGCTCTTGTTCTAATCACAGAGGATGCCTGAAGTCCAATAAAGGGCCCTGGAGCGATCCTTTAATCATGAAGGTAAATTTGTGAATCCGCTGTACTGTATTGTAGTCTACTAGTCCCTATGTTACAGCTGGAGATTTAACTTATCTGTCACAGCTGTTCATGACCTTATTTTCTATTGTAGCTTGTACATAGCATGGAAACACTGCAGGAGGTTGGGCAAGTGTCTGATATAGAAGAAACAATTGCAGGCTCTGTAAGATTGCGTGCTCTCAAGGCAAGATTACCATGTACCCAACCTATGAAGTCTCATGTGCTCAATAAGCCACTCTGTTCTCCGGTTTTGACGTTGTATctgctgcttctgcttcttTCAGTTACCAGAACGAATTAGTGATACATCAAATGCTGAATCAGGTTCAGATCTTGATGATCTTGGATCCCCCACAGCTCCTGAAGATGTTGAATATCCTAGTTTGGCCCCAGTTCGTGAGGAAGTAAAGTCTTCTTCCTTCAGTTGTGCCATTTTTTTCTAAGAAGTTCCATTTGTTAGCTCGTTTATTGTATTATTTGCTATGTAGCTTGCACATTTAGACTGACATAAGAAAATAGCTGATCGGTTCCTTTTGGTTACCACATTCTTGCATGCTAGCTTATCTTTGTAGCTTGTAATTGCTACTGTTGCACCACTGCCCATTGCTGTCATGTTGAACATCATACAGCATAAAATGTCATTTCTTGCAAACTTCATCTCTGAATGTTTACCTTGTAGGCCAGGGAATTAGGATCTACAGCATACAGTGGTTCTGATGGCATGTCTCATATGGTGGATAAAGTTGCAGAGTCCAACAAAAGATACAGTCCTGCTAGAAATGAAGTCAGACAATACAATACACGAGAGCATTCCTTAATCAATGGGGCTTCATCTGTGCCAGGTATGCATTCAGAATCTACATGCATGTGTTTAAGCTGTATAAATTTTTTGTTGTACACCATAAATACTTCAAATCAGTTGTTTCACCAAGATGATCAGTCTGTCTGATGCTTAAAGTTTTGAGTTCAAACCAGCAGGTCAGCGTGTCCCAGATGGCGTGGGCTATGTTGATGATGGGATCTTGAAACATGTCTCAAGGAAAGTTATTGCTGTATTTCTTAAAGTACTCTCTCTTCTGCGGTTTTTGATTCGTCAGCGTCAACACTTGGAAAATGTTCATCCACGTACTGCAACTGTGCCCAGTGATCAGGCGGATCTTCATATAATTAAGGAAGATCGTATAAATCCTTGTCTGGAGCGCCTTGAACGACTTGAGTCAGTGTTTAATCAGCTGAGCAGAAAGCCTCCAGAGCTTCCAAAGGAGAAGGATCGTGCCATACAAGATTCTTTTGACAGGATAAAGTCCATTGAATTTGATCTGGACAAGACAAAGAAGGTACTTGTCAACCCAACTTTTTTGGACCTTATGATGCTTACAGTTTCTTTGGGCTTTATGGCTAGAGTTGCATTGTACCTTCTACCACAAATTTATTTTTACTCTGGTAAACAAAATCTTTGTTCAATCCCAGGCAAAACCTTGGACAGTGTGATTTGAACTTGTATATAAAAGTTCTTTTTACTAATTTGCTTAAGTTTGCAAGTTTGTGATGATAAAAATTCACATTAAAAGCTGAAACATTTGACTATTTGAGCTCAGAGTCCAAAAATAACTGCAAGGACTTCACTGatctaagggcctgtttggttgggTTGAGGCTTTTCCAAAAGTTGCTTTTAAAAGTTGATGTTGAAAAGTTGCTTATAGAAAAACTGCTTTTGAATTGGCTTTTGATACGGATgaaatgtataatatatgtaatacccCTCAGAACATTATCTCGCTATAAAAACTTCTCTAGACCAGCTTCTGGCTTCTAGTAATAATGACAGTTTTTGCTTCTCGGAAGCTATTTCCAGAAACGGATTGTTTGGTTCAGCTTTTTGTTTATGAGTAGCAAAAGCTAGCAGAAGCTGaaccaaacagggcctaagctTCACTAATGGGGTCATCCAGACCCAACTGGATATATCCGCAAGACAACTTATGGGAACCCACAAGTTCATATTTGATTAACACATCTTAAAATCCATCTTATTatttcaaatcttttattgCTACCATAGGACCATTAGTTATGAAGCTATGATACGGTgtgaaaacaaagaaaaaaaataagtttgCAGTTACTTACTGATATTAGCCAGACTGCCAAAGTGTGTAATGTGCGTACTCGTTATAATTCATCAGATAcctgatcattattttttcctgATTTAACTGATTAACTTATTTTCCTTTGTTCTTGCATTTCAAATGATCATGGACTTATGTGCAGTGTATTTGTTTGGTTTGTTCTTACAGGTATTGCATGCCACAGTTATCAAACAAATGCAGCTGGCCGAGACATTGGAAGCTGCAAAGGAGTCTGATCTTAGGGTGAGCATAACATATCATGCATTTGTCTTACATTAACCACATTgagtatttttttcttcaaattcatAGTATCCAGTTCAAATTGAAGATGATAGTTCACTGGGATCTGAAAGTGACACAAAACAGCAACATGCATACTTATGCATGTTCTGCGTGCATTATAACTGTATAAGATAGATGATTTGGAATCATGCTGCGGCTTGTATTAAATGTACTTATCTACActacataattttattttccatttattgGTGCAGAGGAGGAAATTTTGTACATAATACACTTAGCTGCAATGTACAGAAACAAGAAGAAAAGTTGGCGACTTACCAATGTCTGCTGTTCGACAAAGAATTAAACTACATTATCTTGTACATGTCTGCCCTTTCCCCGCTTATCTTGTTTTTTTTGCCTATTATAGAGATGAGGGACGCCATCTTAGTCTCAATGACAGATAGTTAGCAACCTGTGATAAACCGAGGAGATAGTCGAGAAGAACGTCCTGGAACATGGAAAATCACCAAACATACCCCAGTTATAGACCAAAAGGAATTCTAAAAGAGCCCAATGCACAGCTTATGTTATGTCCATGTTTATATTTATGCTCCTCTGAGCGTCGAGCCTCCTGATCCGCCGCATGTATTTCAATGCTTTGCGCATTTTCCTTTTCAGAACAGTTGAGGTTCCCTCATAATTCAATCCCTTTTTTTTGGTTGATAACTTGATTCTACATGTTACCTTGAGCTTTGCATTTATACAACGTCGCTCCTTGCTGTCATGACTGAAGCGAAGTCCTATTTGACACAAAAGGAAGTTTCGTTTCATCGACCACTGGTGTTGATACATGCCAATATCATTTTTGACCGCATGCCGAGGAGTGGTATTCGTCTATCCTATGATGAGCTGCGTCGCAATCTAAGGTGCATCAAACTTATTAGAGTAGAAAGTGAGACAGAAGTTGATTGAATAGAAAATGAACTCGTGATCTGTCATTGCATCAACAGattgtacatatatacatattgaaATGGTGTTTCCAATAATCATGTTGAAAGGGTGCTTCCAACAGTCATTGGCAACTGCCAGCAAGGTTTCAAAATTCATTCTAGACAGAATACTGAGTCCTGTGATTTCTTTGATATTTGCGATTTTCGACGGTAATTTGATGGAATTTGGTAGAAACTGATCAaatttcattaattttttttgaattttgaattttgaatttgaacttaACCGAAAACTGATCAATTTCTAAATACGAATCGCAGCGAattggtcggtaaccgcgaatATCAAGCGGTTATCGACGCATTTTGAAACCCTGACTGCCAGTTGCAGTTATGAATTGATCACAAAACCAATCATAACACTCTTGATCAATCTTATTATCTATATATAGCAATGAAATATCCTAAAAAATCatgtaggaaaaataagagGATAAATATAATCGTAATATGTCATTGAAAACTCTTTAAAAACCAGTGAAAAAAtttaggagaaaatgatatgacacacacacacatatatatatatatatatatatatatgcttgtattgatattcccttattaaaaaccttatacAAGAAGCTAAATttggaaaaactcataaaggaaaatgGTGTAATATATATGATCTTATGATCATTAACATGTTAGATATCATATGAGTTTACTCCTCCTGTTGCAACTCTTGAAGTCGTCACATACAAAGTTGatgaatggaataaatatgttggTATAGACTTTATGAATAAATTTGCAAGATTATCACATAATATTGTTTGCAAAGTATCTATCTCCTCATTTATGTAATTCATTAGGACAAAATAATTTTGAGGCAATATACATTGTGATATTGCTCTTTCCATAAGATGTATGAATTTCAGCAATACaagcagcattatcttcataaatAATAATAGATAATTCTGACGAACCAATACCATATGATTTCTGTATATAGTTAATCATTCTGTGAAGACATATACACTCATGTTATGCTTCatataattatttcagaatgattagtgGAAGTAGCCACGGGAGTTTATTTGGATGACTTTCATGAAAAAGGCTTTTCCAACACATAAGAATACAAAGTCTATATATGATTTGACATTAAGGGATCAGATAGCCAGTATATGTATATCCAACCATAGTCGTGTCTTGGGTTTTCTgataaaataaaacaagattCTTTGTACCCTGAAAATATATGAGGATATCCTTTACTCTTGCCCAATGACCTTTATTGGAGTTGCGTTGTGTTTAGCTAGCAAGTTAtgtgcaaatgcaatatcaaaCCTGAtgtaatttgcaagatacattagTGTTCAAAAGGTACtgagatatagaactttaggtcCAAATATCTCTTTATCATCATCCCGAGATTTGAATGGGTATTTATCCATTTCAAGGGATTGAACAACCATAGGTATTTTAATAgatattatatatccatattgaatttctttaaTATCCTTTGGATATATATAGACTAGTATACATGTATTCCCAAGGGAATATACTCAAATTATAGacttaagcaaaatttggttttacccaaattatTCATCCCAAATTTTGTCTTAAGATGATTGCGTATCTTGTGTATTTCTGATGATATTGGATTACAGAGCGTGTTCCCACCTTATGAGCAGCAATTGCAACTAGTTGTAACTATGTGCATAGAGAAGTTATAACATATAGTATAGAGTGATTGCTACTATTAGTTGTAACTACAAATACATAGTGGTTACAagtatatgcatattgtatatACATAGAGAAGTTATAACATATAGTATACAGTGATTGCTACTATTAGTTGTAACTACAAATACATAGTGGTTACAagtatatgcatattgtattgtTCATCATGTTGTAATCAGTAATGTTGTAACTGTATTGTTCAACATATTATAAATGTAGTGTTCAACATTGTAACTAAAGTgtttaccatgttgtaactagtccACACTCAAAAATACATGtcataactagagtgtctaacATGTTATAACTATAATGTtcatcatgttgtaactagagtgtttGCCATATTATAACTAAAGTGTTTACCATGTTGTAATCAGTACTAATTTGACAATGCATATCGTAATTAAAGTGTCTACCATGTTGCAACTATGTTGTTGAGCATGTTGTAACTCAGCACAACATGCAATATAGCACAAGGCGGACTCGGTCAGGCGCACGCTGAAGCTGTCGGGGGCGCATGGAAGGAAGGCTAGCTCGGTCGGGGACAagcgggagggagggaggaaggcTCGGTCGGGGGCGCGTGGGAGGGAGGTTGGCTTGGCCGAGGCGCGTGGGGGAAGGAAGCATGGTGCGGTCGGTCGGCCAGTGTGCAACCGAGGTATGTTATGCTATTCTACACCTAGGGTGTATAATAATATTCTACACCCAACTGGCTCAGCCTATCGCGCCCGCCACAGCAGGTCGCTGCCCACCCCGCCCTCGCTTGAGCACCCACACCGCATGGGCCTCGCGTCACGTGCGCCCCCTAGCCACGTGGGCCTCACGCCGCATGGCCCCTGCCCCATGCACGTGCCCCTGTGCCCGGTTGCACTGCCCACCACGTGTCACCCCCGCCTCCACGCCTGCGCACCACTGTCGCCCGCATCAACTATTGAAAGCTAATGAAGCTAATCAATGACTTGGAACTACTGACAACTATTGAACAAAACTACTGACTAAAAACTATTGACAATACTAAACAAACTACTTATACTACTGGCATAGTTGACAACTACTGACAAAACTCCTGAAtaattttactatgacttggAAATATTGAACAACTACTGACACTAATGACCAAAAACTACCgacactactaaaaaactattgACAACTACTAACATTGCTGTcacactactgaacaattttattATATATTGGAACTACTGAATACTGAACTATTAACGACTACCGACACTACTGAACATTTTTtctatgacttgaaactactaGACAACTATTGacataactactgaacaaaactactaacaactaTTGAAACATCCAAACCATAGTAAATTTCTAACCCATAGTAAATTAGGAAAAGACCCTACCTTGGTGGTCCAATCGCACCACCGCCGATCTGACCGCAAGAGATGTGTAGAGCTATTTTGGCCTTTGTCCCGGGCCCACGTTTGATCGAACCGATCCCATGTTCTGACCGCCAGTGCGTAGTGGCTTTCCACTTAAGCCATCGACCAgtatctctctctcacttctttctcactctcactcactctcttcaCACAAACCGAGGGTGAGAAGGGAGAGGATGACCCTGATGACTAGAGATAGACATCTAAAGGCTtccccgagctcatccccttcctcctcttcagtGGAGGAGTTTCTACGCGTGTTCATCCACCCTGAGCTCGTACGCCACCCCGAAtcccgatctccaaatcggagcttaCCCGGAGTGATTCCCTCTAATAGAAAACTTtcatacactaaggtgagacatCTCCTACCATTTTCCTGTTGCTTCCGAGCCCTAATCGGTCCCCATTCCATTTAGACCCGAGCTCCACCCTAGCCTAGATCCTATCTGCGGAGCTTTCCAAGTTTGGCTCGATGAATATTGTCCAAACTACCTAGAAGCACCCTAATAGTCTCGTAGAgcgttttggtacccttcatggtcgaAGGCAATGCCAAAGCCTTTGTCGGAGACCTCACCGAGGTGGTGCTGGCAGGGCCCAGCAGTCTGACCGCCGGGATGGAACTTAGCCAATTAGTTTCAAGTTAGACTATGTAGTCAGGAGTTAGGCGCCACTAGGGTCGTCCTGACCGCTAGACCCCATGGTCTGACTGCCCAAGGGACTGGTCTGACTGCTAGAGCATGAAACTCTCTGCATGTCGACGATCTGAATGCCACTTCTtttggtctgaccgctaggtaCATAGTGCACTGTAGTCTTTAGATGTCCAATTTGAGGTCCAAACCTTTTCTAACCCCATTCGTTGCCGATCTTTCGCAAATGCTTTTGAAACTCGACACTTTTCTTATCAAACATGTTGCATGTATTCCATTGTTCGTTTGTTTATTCGATACATTCTTGGTTTATTTAGGGAGTGACACGTCGACTATCCAAGTGATCAAAGACGACACTGAACCaccagagttttgtgagtgttatGCAGGAAGTGTCAGGAAGCCCCCGGAGCAGCAAGTCAAGTATCTAAACATATTTCACCTcataatttggatcatgtgaaGTCTAAATTAACAAGTTATTACTTATGTAAGATATGTATGTTAGAGTTCCAAGGTTaggttatatgggtagaacctatgttgatacattacctctaccttgaattattgatgatcTGTATCCTTGTAACAGGGGTTAACAATGTTGTTGTCTAATTTAAAAGTTTTCTCCaatatgcttagcaatacataggtcctcggtagaagtcgagtggtggttcaataattgttcacgagcttagggcttatttatttttcacaagGATAATAATGATATTGGgaagtatgagttgtgaggatgagtcAAAATGTGGGCGATGCTAAGGGTAGGTTAGGAGAGGAACTCgaatgccatagaccacttgcatcgtttaagcaccgatcgttagTGCAGTTGGCTCTAACACTTTCCATACTAACCACATATT
This genomic interval carries:
- the LOC133921351 gene encoding phosphatidylinositol/phosphatidylcholine transfer protein SFH13-like isoform X2, translated to MSESNVDGIEISVSNDERRDRSDVENSEDEPRHTKMRLLRKKALHASTRLTHSLKKRGKRKVDFRVPRIAIEDVRDAEEEQAVSSFREVLFARGLLPVRHDDYHMMLRFLKARKFDFDKAAQMWADMLLWRKEFGTDTILEEFEFHELEEVLQYYPHGYHGVDKEGRPVYIELLGKVEPNKLVQITTVERYIKYHVQEFERAFREKFPACSISSKRHIDTTTTILDVHGVGWKNFSKIARDLVRCMQKIDGDYYPETLHQMFIVNAGPGFKLIWSTVKGLLDPKTSSKIHVLGTKYQSRLLEAIDASQLPEFLGGWCSCSNHRGCLKSNKGPWSDPLIMKLVHSMETLQEVGQVSDIEETIAGSVRLRALKLPERISDTSNAESGSDLDDLGSPTAPEDVEYPSLAPVREEARELGSTAYSGSDGMSHMVDKVAESNKRYSPARNEVRQYNTREHSLINGASSVPGQRVPDGVGYVDDGILKHVSRKVIAVFLKVLSLLRFLIRQRQHLENVHPRTATVPSDQADLHIIKEDRINPCLERLERLESVFNQLSRKPPELPKEKDRAIQDSFDRIKSIEFDLDKTKKVLHATVIKQMQLAETLEAAKESDLRRRKFCT
- the LOC133921351 gene encoding phosphatidylinositol/phosphatidylcholine transfer protein SFH13-like isoform X1 — encoded protein: MSESNVDGIEISVSNDERRDRSDVENSEDEPRHTKMRLLRKKALHASTRLTHSLKKRGKRKVDFRVPRIAIEDVRDAEEEQAVSSFREVLFARGLLPVRHDDYHMMLRFLKARKFDFDKAAQMWADMLLWRKEFGTDTILEEFEFHELEEVLQYYPHGYHGVDKEGRPVYIELLGKVEPNKLVQITTVERYIKYHVQEFERAFREKFPACSISSKRHIDTTTTILDVHGVGWKNFSKIARDLVRCMQKIDGDYYPETLHQMFIVNAGPGFKLIWSTVKGLLDPKTSSKIHVLGTKYQSRLLEAIDASQLPEFLGGWCSCSNHRGCLKSNKGPWSDPLIMKLVHSMETLQEVGQVSDIEETIAGSVRLRALKLPERISDTSNAESGSDLDDLGSPTAPEDVEYPSLAPVREEARELGSTAYSGSDGMSHMVDKVAESNKRYSPARNEVRQYNTREHSLINGASSVPAGQRVPDGVGYVDDGILKHVSRKVIAVFLKVLSLLRFLIRQRQHLENVHPRTATVPSDQADLHIIKEDRINPCLERLERLESVFNQLSRKPPELPKEKDRAIQDSFDRIKSIEFDLDKTKKVLHATVIKQMQLAETLEAAKESDLRRRKFCT
- the LOC133921351 gene encoding phosphatidylinositol/phosphatidylcholine transfer protein SFH13-like isoform X3; this encodes MSESNVDGIEISVSNDERRDRSDVENSEDEPRHTKMRLLRKKALHASTRLTHSLKKRGKRKVDFRVPRIAIEDVRDAEEEQAVSSFREVLFARGLLPVRHDDYHMMLRFLKARKFDFDKAAQMWADMLLWRKEFGTDTILEEFEFHELEEVLQYYPHGYHGVDKEGRPVYIELLGKVEPNKLVQITTVERYIKYHVQEFERAFREKFPACSISSKRHIDTTTTILDVHGVGWKNFSKIARDLVRCMQKIDGDYYPETLHQMFIVNAGPGFKLIWSTVKGLLDPKTSSKIHVLGTKYQSRLLEAIDASQLPEFLGGWCSCSNHRGCLKSNKGPWSDPLIMKLVHSMETLQEVGQVSDIEETIAGSVRLRALKLPERISDTSNAESGSDLDDLGSPTAPEDVEYPSLAPVREEARELGSTAYSGSDGMSHMVDKVAESNKRYSPARNEVRQYNTREHSLINGASSVPAGQRVPDGVGYVDDGILKHVSRKVIAVFLKVLSLLRFLIRQRQHLENVHPRTATVPSDQADLHIIKEDRINPCLERLERLESVFNQLSRKPPELPKEKDRAIQDSFDRIKSIEFDLDKTKKVLHATVIKQMQLAETLEAAKESDLRR